AGATCATCCAGTGCTCGGAGAGGATGCGCAGCTCGGCCTCGGCGAGCAGGTGTTCGGCGGGCTTCGGGAGCGGGCCGAAGCGGTCGATGAGTTCCTGCTGGAAATCGGCCAGGCGTTCGAGGCTGCGGAGGCGGCCAACGCGGCGGTAGAGTTCGACCTTGAGCTTGTGCGAGGGGACGTAATCGGCCGGCAGATAGGCACGCCAGGACAGTTCGATCGAGCAGTCGTAGCGGGGACGTTCCCCCTTGCCGGTCAGGGAGCGGACGGCCCCTTCAAGCAAGGAGCAATAGAGTTCGTAGCCGACGGCCTCGATGTGGCCGGACTGCTCGGCGCCGAGGATGTTGCCGGCCCCCCGGATCTCGAGGTCGCGCAGCGCGATCTTGAAGCCGGCGCCGAGGTCGGTGAACTCCTCGATCGCCTTGAGGCGTCGGACGGCGTTGGGAGTGACGGCCTTCGATTCTTCGAGGATCATGTAGGCATAGGCACGATGCTTGAAGCGGCCGACGCGACCGCGAAGCTGGTGCAGGTCGGCCAGGCCGTAGCGGTCGGCCTCGTGGATGAAGATGGTGTTGGCGTTGGGGATGTCGAGGCCGGACTCGATGATGGTGGTGGCGACGAGGATGTCGGCCTCGTGGCGGACGAAGGTCATCATGGCCTTTTCGAGCTGATCGCCGGTCATCTGGCCGTGGCCGATGATGATCCGGGCGTCGGGCACAAGCTGCTGGATGCGGTCGGCGACGGATTGGATATCGTAGACCTTGTTGTGGACGAAGTAGATCTGGCCGTCGCGGTTCAGTTCACGCTGGATGGCCTGGCGGATCATCTGGTCGTCCCATCGGGTGATCCGCGTCTCGATGGCCTTGCGGTCGGGGGGAGGGGTTTCGAGGTTCGAGATGTCCCGGATGCCGAGCAGGGCCATGTGCAGGGTCCGGGGGATGGGAGTGGCCGAGAGGGTGAGGATGTCGACGGTGGCGCGGAGGGACTTGAGCCACTCCTTGTCCTCGACGCCGAAACGCTGCTCCTCGTCGATGACGATCAAACCCAGATCCTTGAACGCGACATCTTTCTGCACGAGTCGATGGGTGCCGATGAGGATATCGACCTGGCCGGCGGCGGTGTCCTTGAGGACTGCTTTGATCTCGGATTTGGGGCGGAAGCGGTTGACAACCTCGATGCGGAAGGGGAACTCGGCCATCCGCTTCGAGAACGAGCGGTGGTGCTGCTCGGCCAGGACAGTGGTGGGGACGAGGACGGCGACCTGTTTGCCGGCGTCGGCGGCCTTGAAGGCGGCGCGCATGGCGACCTCGGTCTTGCCGTAGCCGACGTCGCCGCAGATGAGGCGGTCCATCGGCCGGGGCTGGGCCATGTCGCGCTTGATGGCTTCGATGGCGGAAAGCTGGTCGGGGGTCTCCTGATAGGGGAAGGCGGCCTCGAACTCGGTGAGCCAGTGGGAGTCGTCCTCGGGATAGGCGATGCCAGGCTTGTGGGCGCGCTCGGCCTGCAGGTCGATGAGGTCCTGCGCGAGATCGACGACGGCCTCGGCCACGCGCTTCTTGCGCTTCTCCCACGAGGTGGTGCCGATCTTCGAGAGCGGAGGGTCGATCTTGCCGCCGCCGACGTACTTCTGGACGAGGTCGATCTTGGCAATCGGGATATAAAGGCGCGTGCCTTCGGCGAATTCGAGGACGAGCTGTTCCTCGGCATAGCCGCCGTTATCGCGTTCCTTGTCGACGAGTTGCAAGCCGCGATAGCGGGCGATCCCGTGG
The nucleotide sequence above comes from Tautonia marina. Encoded proteins:
- the mfd gene encoding transcription-repair coupling factor, with product MPDASTARSLADPRALTDLTRLIQTADGFPEVLAALKNNRGATIDGAWGSAAPLAAAALSWHTPKTLLVAIPHVGDVDDFADDLSTFSSLPVAVLPAWEKPPSQANPGDETLARRLRIARQLLDDPPRILAASFQALMQPVPTPEALARASRTLRVGETIPVEDLIGWFVERGMTRVEVVEVAGEFSLRGGILDVFSPDRAEPVRVEFFGDDVESIRPFDPESQRSLGTLDAVSLTAPVAAADHSPDALGHLADYLPEGSWVALVEPDDLKEQGGHYLGRVENRRGLFTVNGTFKRLTERPSIALSAVASASLETTCRLRVESVERFSGELSKVKAELETASGGHRVLIACHNAAEVERLSEVFADTSLVRESRLELTIGRVRSGFHLIDAELLVIGDHELFDRTEVRRGTGRRRYESRAIDSFLDLNEGDLVVHLNHGIARYRGLQLVDKERDNGGYAEEQLVLEFAEGTRLYIPIAKIDLVQKYVGGGKIDPPLSKIGTTSWEKRKKRVAEAVVDLAQDLIDLQAERAHKPGIAYPEDDSHWLTEFEAAFPYQETPDQLSAIEAIKRDMAQPRPMDRLICGDVGYGKTEVAMRAAFKAADAGKQVAVLVPTTVLAEQHHRSFSKRMAEFPFRIEVVNRFRPKSEIKAVLKDTAAGQVDILIGTHRLVQKDVAFKDLGLIVIDEEQRFGVEDKEWLKSLRATVDILTLSATPIPRTLHMALLGIRDISNLETPPPDRKAIETRITRWDDQMIRQAIQRELNRDGQIYFVHNKVYDIQSVADRIQQLVPDARIIIGHGQMTGDQLEKAMMTFVRHEADILVATTIIESGLDIPNANTIFIHEADRYGLADLHQLRGRVGRFKHRAYAYMILEESKAVTPNAVRRLKAIEEFTDLGAGFKIALRDLEIRGAGNILGAEQSGHIEAVGYELYCSLLEGAVRSLTGKGERPRYDCSIELSWRAYLPADYVPSHKLKVELYRRVGRLRSLERLADFQQELIDRFGPLPKPAEHLLAEAELRILSEHWMISRLHVEDAFLVLTYRNPKRIDALAKRHPPSTVRIADSKTAYVPLGDDRSPAAIAALARNLLATLTSSPQSSPSKPSPKPPAAASIAPPAAPAPEPDPSVPLSQGLKSRTRRRKA